The stretch of DNA tcacgttttagaagcaatttaaaaactaattcgtTGTTTAGCTACTTTTATTcggtttacagtaaaaaaaaagagggagtgGGGTGATAGAAAGAAATTGGCGACAAATAAATTTGCTTCTGTTGGCCAttggcgactagaaaaaaatcCCATTCTTGATCAGTTCAAAAACATAATGGGTAGGTTAACGAAGGGACGTAGCTCAATtaaagggaaggaaaaaaaagtacttgattaaaaatgaaatagagtcgtttccgaaattttatttatcttttttttttctgaaacagcgtgcttaaaaacataggatttcaccattttgtaaataatttgacaaagtttagtattttttttaaaattattttaataggaacgcactcaatttcatttttaacactTCTGcaaatgacatcacaagtgatgaaatgccattcactgatgctattagcgcaatatttcattcgcttctttactcacgtgtgctggcaacaatatggttgacagcaagagTAAAGCGcactatttaattcgcttcttaattatcataatctggaaacgcggtagacagcattcagtgcgccagtggagtAGCATGCTAAAGTTCATCGCTTGCGATATCATAAAGACcgcgccttatttccaaaatcagatattttaataaataaacgttttaaaactagaaatttttctcacagttcgtgttttttttttttttttttttttttggtttatgctATTatcttcagtgactaaaagtagtacttttgactgatgttTAGCCACCTTAAACAcccaattgggttgtttccttcagtcaaaagtagtactttttgtcactgaaattgataagttttttaaatgtccgatttttaaaacaaggcgtggtcttaatgacgtcacaaatgatgctctttggcgcatctttctacagttTTTCCAcgatgataatcaagaagcgaattaaaattgcgctctacgcttgctatcaaccattgttgccaatacacgtgagtaaagatgcgaattaaatattttgttctgtgaatggcaacactgaatggcatttcattatttgtgatgtcatcggcagcagcccaaacaatgaaagcgcaccgatttatgtatttttttaaaaatattaaacttaaacaaattttttaaaaaatgatcagatcctatgtttttaagcatgctctttcagaaaaaatacttttaaaatttcggaaacgacctcattgaTAATTAATTCCAGTTCATAAACTATCATAAACTTGAAGGTTTTTAATTCCAGGTTGGTGGGATATTGGCTACAATTTCTTGATCGGCGGAGAAGGATTAGTATACGAAGGTGTTGGCTGGAAACACGTTGGTGCGCacacttttaatttcaatttcataTCCATGGGAATTGCTTTCATGGGAGATTTCAGAAATGCTACACCGAATAATCGAATGCTAGATGCTGCTCAACTGCTAATTGAATGCGGAAAGAAAAAGGTTcgtgaaaaatatatatacacatatgtcCTCTCTCCATTTCCATCGTATTTCTTACCAGAAAACCACGCGATAGGTTgtgtaataaagaaaataatttaaataaatagctATCGAAGGAGCATTCCAAAAAATGCTTCTGGATGCATAAATTAGTCGCCCTCATTGTCGGAATATGGTCTTAGAATCTCCCGAAAATTTTAACAGAAGTCCccaaattttgcgaattttaGTGCGTAATAGAAGTTGTCTTTCACacggtttaaatatttttcattattacactacagtaaaacctgtaaggttgaccacctgtctaagttgaccgcaaTTTTCAGGcgcagaattagatcttatcatataattcaacctctataagttggtcacctgcttaagttgaccactaaagtagtgcaccgcaagtggtcaacttacacaggtttcactgtactagaaaatcgcccgtcaaggtatgacggttcAAAATTGTTTCTActtttaaacgaagcaattgcctgtttggtgatactttgatggttgaaattttaaccctaatgccagtggatgaatcctaaactccagtagatagcgttcattgttgaccactttttcgtttcttcattctcctaaaatgacagtttaaCCACTAAaagagttaagttaccggatccagttcagtcaagtcaaaataaagcatttccctgcatgtcaaacattattaaaaaaaaaaattatcaaattgtcatgctatgtcgtgagtttcattgttggtgatgtcagaGCGTTACTCTATCAGTGAATTGGCAATTATACAAATGAGGATTTGGTGTGTTCCCTGATGGTTAGATGCAATTAATAACAGGACTTTCTAGATTTCCAGTTTTTTTCTGGTTGAATGATTGTGGTTTAAGGTGATGATTGTCGTATACCTTTGTTAAAAGTtaaattgcagtttttaagttggtgttttctgctttttttccattttgcttttcaaacatatttaaaattcttaCATGTACAAATTTTGACTGCAACTTAAATACTTCTACATATTGCAATCCAGCAAGAAAAATGACAACTCAAAATTTTGGAGAAAAGTATTAAttagtgatttaaaatctaaatttaatgcgtttttttttttctttttcttttttttttttttttttttgctacaaaacTTGCACAAAATTAGCTTACATAACTAATGCGTGGTAGCGTAAAAACGATACAATtaatagtgacacatcattataatttcataatttagaagttAAATTTTCAGACTTTAAGTATACATTGTTAATTTAggcaacaaaaactaaccagtaaacatcacattaTAATTTGTTTGTGCGTTATATTTAAGACTAAACCACTCaaaactactattgcgtaaaaccttaaGTTTCTCcaatgcaggtttttttttttttttttaaaccggccGCGAGTTTTTcccaatgcagttttttttttttttttttaaactggccGCAATATGTTTTGTACGTATTACGTATTATTTGTCTAGTTATTCAAATGGTGTCCATgcagtttcgccgacacgaagTTCCCTTCCTCCTTGCTTTTCGGTTTCAGtcttaccttttgatatatttaggggggggggggattttaaatgtcggtgaaactgggggCAAACCATTCAAACTACTGTAATACACCTCCTTTCGTAATGCAATACTTCGCAACTTAAATTTGGTTGGTTTTTCTGAAAAGTCTCATTTATtggttttcattttcatttcaggGGTACTTATCGCCATACACAGAGATTCATGGACACAGAGATGCCATATGTACCATATCGCCTGGAGATAAACTGTATGCAATAATAAAGCAATGGAAAAATTTCATTGGCGGAAGATTGCCTATGTACTCCTGCTAAATAAACGAAAATCGTTTCCGGattgcaagaaaataaaaaagaaacattttttatcataAGAAATAAACACAAGCTTTaaggttacaaggaactaattctcatgccaattatgtgagcctatggatgcaaagacctaagttaatttcaaaattttaaaacttagctTCTTTTAGTAGATATCTTTGCATTCATAAGTTCACATATTTTTGGGAATTATATCTCCACTGCAGATCATACATTGGTGGGACCTTTCTTTTCTTAGCTGTCAAGTCAAGAAATCGATAGCATACCCAAATTTCTGAGAAtgaaggaaaaactagcaattcgCTGGTTGGAAATGCTCTGTTGATAGAGGGGATAAAAACAAGTGCAACAAATTTAGTAGCAAAAGTGTTAATTATGAAGATGAGAGATACCACTTGGAGCAAGTCCTCCATCTACCTCTGGTCCTTTAATAGCCCAATGTACAAAAGGATTCCAAAGCTATACCGTATTTTAGGACGTAAGAGCCGCGGcacttaggagaaaaaaaaatttataaattgtcgGTGCAGCACATATGgtgtgtgtttttttagtttacaacattttacagaaaataaataattttgaaaagaaggcaaatgaaaaatgtttcgaaCTTCCTTCAAAATGATCGGGAAtgtgttcaaaatgtgttttgaataaaaactaacaaaattttccttttgaatttctgGTAGCATTATAAAGCACGCTTTTTTCCTCCCAGCGATCAACTATGCAAAAAAATGATGAATTCATAATCGGTGTGTCCCGCATTTTTCGCAGTTTagcttctactgtaatttaagtattttttaattaacgggaagataatataaaattatgcCAGAATGTGTTTCATgtctttagtttttagttaaaaagattgagctaaaatcggaaaaatgtccaaaatttcgAGTAAAGATCGGGAAAATTTGCAGAATTCTAATTCGCGGTTAAGTTTGAATATCCTGCtttaaacatcgctttttggactaaggtgctgaaatttaagcgagtttatcctgtaattatttcaaagtaagttcataactttttttaacatgCATAATGGCGATCGTTCAAAGTTTTTTCCATGCGCAATATAAAAAGTTTCGGCAGCGATCCAAAATTCAGCTAAGTCCGTGGTTGTCGGATTTAGAATAACTATCAGTAAGTAgttaagatactttttttttttttgaaatatttaatctgtttAAATTGCGTTCcagatatcttcaaaaaaaaaaatatcagaaacaacttttctttcattgtttgtTAAACTTAAGCGCGGCACTTACTCCGGGTGCGGTGCAAACTTCCAAAAATACGGCAGGTGCGAACTTTCTGGCCccatatgataagctttaaaTCCACAGAGGTGCTTTTGGGATTAGAtatgagcacaaaaaaaaaaaaaaaaaagcaagaggaAAAAAGGAGATACAAAGTCACATGAAAGGAATTGCTCGTCAGCTGTCACCACTTGATGCGTAGGAGAAAAGGAAGGattaacattttagtaattttttaacagatgGAAAAAAAGGATAGGTAGAAAACTGGAACATTACTTAGGATTATGGCGAGATGCGCATGTCCGCAATGAATATATCCGCAAagcagcaaatattttcttacagcagCGAATGTATCTGCGTCCGTCTATATTATGTAGCTATAATTACTGCGTTTTActttagcaatattaattttaaacaaattagaaataaagAAGGAGAACATGATGATTGATTGTCGCGAGATGCGCATGCTCGCAACAAATGTAGCCGCACATCGGCGAATATATTCGCCTTACGTGCTTGCGTATATACTATCtactaataatttttacaaattaattaaataatatcagtttaaaacaaactgAAAGTGAAAAGTAAGAACTTGAATGATTATCTCGAGATGCGCGAGCCCACAGCGAATGTATCCAGATTGatttaatctttatcttttatttaagaacttttacgaTTACCGGACGAGACGCGACGTGCAACTCCGCGGCGAATGTATCCGCGTACGGCAcgcgtctacattatctagctctgaCTGATATGCGACACGTCGTTGCCaataaagccctcgatccgtctcttaagtggcgacacgctccagggtccaccattttgtgtcgttccgcaactttctccctatctcaacagtagaaaaatacagagtttcgctcGTTGAAAAGTGTATCTTTTTCaacgaatgtttacagattttaaatcgtaacttatgtaactgatatatgcacacaaaaatgttgaattttaccttagtaaaatattttttttattattaaaccgaatattagtaaaaaggtgttttgaagaaattttcgaccatttttaagagtaacttctttttttcccccatatagactttctgagttacaaattacttgaagtgttttaaatatgcgttttattattagaaagttggcgtagtagaaccaggggcggatacagaaaaatctctcggaggggacccgggaaattgaatagcacctcctccttccccctgccacatacgatgtttcataaaaaagttttcattaccttattttaaaatgtatttttttttttaaatttttttagggtcccttaaactaatgatccacttgtaagtacatacatattatgtaccaacATACTTTGAATGTgaacgtaaaacatctttaatgtttcaagccaattaaatactaaaccataataatgtcaccgaaatgctatacaattagcggttttaattttaggaacaatgtcgtaatgattataacacgagggcaaggttattcaataaaaaaatatacccgTACCTCATttgagattttaatattattttatagtattttaacgataaaatattatttaattaagaaaatcatagctattaaacatgcatataagttttactgaaaaattcaggacaatttctgtgtggatttcaaagcagttgctgattgttcttaaagccatgatacagttgaaataacatattcatattacatgccgcctccattaatatcatggttttgtcaagaaactacgatatgatttctttcattttgcatgttttataagctgaaaaagaaaaagctatcgtttcgcaaatagcttcctggatcaaaataattcttttaggcacgcctgcacattttttgaagaatgttagttattgattctatcaaagaaaaattaatggacgaatcgcgatattatgTTCCCTTGcattcaaaaccagcgagttaaatgcataaatgtattctgccactctaggactccagtacgacatctttagcaaacaaaaatgctattgttcaaaatatgctctatgtgtgttttgtgttctattcaattaactatataaaaaaaatgctatggagaagtcaataatagtgaataaaatagttaaataaattcatccttttagcgggggggggggcatgggccTCCTGCACCTGCCCCTTAAATCaactactgagtagaacagtagtgagctaaattaattatgtcataaattatttgtgggcaacagtttgaacttattcatgcaaagcagtatcatttatattactaatgtgtgtagttttcttatggaaaattattcacttctaaaaaattgcaaaactaataAGGTTTAACTAATAAGATTTCATTTTCAGCAGGActgttccatgttttttttttttttttaacattttaccaaaactttcttgtttctcatgacgattttacattaaaaaatgcctttcattaaAACCTGgtttttaaggatactactagttcttaaaaattcaacgaactgataataaaatgtaaccagttttaaatcaatattgaaaaaataataataattgaattatttgatacaaataggaattcaaataaaatagtgcagattacatctgtaacgaactgttataaatagtaacaatgaatttataaattaacagatactAGGATAAatcatatatacatttttttattaaaaagattttcacatcaaaataaaaattaaacgaaaacagattttttccgggaaaaaaaaaaaaattcttcacgtaattatataacttggcttgagttacatgttactatagtctcaaagaagcttaatttttttaatgaataatttcatacttttaatatcttaattttaatgcgcaaaatagataaataattaacttggcaacgcactgaaactcatggctatgacacaattaaaagcaaaacgacatgttcttaaaataattttgccaaagttattgagacattttgaaactaactgaacaatagaaaatttacattaaaaataaaataataagtatatttaaatttggcggctttgttatcttaaactcagaaaaatcccCACACAACATAAACTGGTGGAATAGACGTTGAAAAGTCGTCGAATCTGGTCCAAACACTCGTCTATAACTGATCTAAAACCGTCTGTAATTCGTCGAAATGTCCCCTCAGAACAGTCGAAAGTTGTCTTATACACGTCGAAAAGACGACTACAATGGATGAAAAATGGTGGAATTAGATCAATAATAGACGATATCCATAGCGCTAGATAACGTTACCAAGAACAGTTATAGATGATCTAAAAAACGTCTTCTAGGTGCGCTTATTAACGCAGCACACCTTTTTTCAATTCTGAACTCTTAATTGTACTGTTTATACGACACATTACATTTTCCTTAACCTTTTAACATTCATACATTTTTGTCTAATCTGCCAGTTcaattttttagtacttattgcaattacactattaaacttaaaaccttattttcaatttttcatgtgtgtaagcttatttttttatccAACAGTCTTATTTCCATAtatcattttgaaacagaaatcATCAACAAGATGAATAAGCTAACCGAAATCAATAAGGCGCTATAAAAAACAGACGCTAAAATATCAGAAGTAAAAAGCGGCGGTGCTGCTCAACGTACGTTGAAGCACGTGCTTCAACACataacatagcaacaagtgttgccaattatgtcaataaattataaatatcatcattgtcattaatattttttaaaaataaagttctagCCCTTTAACCGTTGTTACATGAAataatgaactatttttaattcactttttgcagcatttaGAACCACCGCAATCCGCTTTCACTCATcaccccagtagcaccagaacgttcaaatttggtacaggaatcgtgttattggtcgaatgacggtgttaagtgttacttgcacgtaaaattagacgtacagcaacagtaATATTATCACGGTGCCATTCTAGTTCTGAAATAACGTTATATTAGACGTTTAAAAATAGTTCTAATgccacggtgttattcccgtgctaaaagaacgtaatatttgacgttcaAACGTCAccgcatccgagcgccctctatttCTGAAAACCGTGGAACAATTACTACAACTTTCTTTGCTTGCCGACTTCAACCCTTTCCGGAGCTGCTCGCAACTACAGAAGAACAATTCTAacaaaagttcattctttcaTCAAAAGTAAGTCATCAAtttagttataattatttttaaagtctttcacatataaattttatttataagtcgagttttattaaaattttgacttgtgattttttttacatactgaGTTTAATCCAGTTCGAAACATTTACTTACCTTCGAACATttagcgaaaaataattattccatttttatagcttattatcaataactatttcgcagaaatatttttcgctaACATTTCTTAGTGcaaatttaatttctgatttgTATTCGAATTGCTTGGTGCACATTTGTTTTCCTTAAAGTGAACgttttgcttattattatttccgactacgaaatttttattaaaaaggtgTTGCTGCTATAAAATGTGGTTAATACTgaactcaaattcaaaaattaatatacttGAATACTGAGAGAGAAAATGAATacaattatttaaagatttgttattcaatttaaaatattcatggtAAAGAATCAATTTTACTAACAGAAAAGGTCTCAATCAAAATAGTGTTTGAAAAAGATAGAAGCTGAAAAtagtcaagagaaaaaaataaaattcgttgtATGACGCAATTTGTTCTATTTCAAAGCAATATCCTGTAGTTAAGAGTATTATGTTTGAAAAGGCTTTCAGTAAATTCAATTGTGTTACGTTTTATAACTATCGATATTTCCGTGCATAAACTAAgaacatttgaaacatttttcaaagttcagctacttttacaaaaaaagaaaaataaaagcactttCTATAATGCACGCAATTGATAAATCACTAAATACTACCAAATATTCCGCTTATTACTGTAGTTTTTTTCCCCAGAAGTAACTTGAAATAAAATGCTAGGTTTTGTTTTTGGTTTCCTAAAATAGAATGCGTATTGCTTCTTTATTTTATCACAGCAAAACAAAATGGAGAGCGGCTTCCATCTGGATTTATCATGTttcacctggtgcttgaaagttttcaaCGCTAGAATTCCCCGCAAAGAttcaacaaacaaaaaataacttactgGAAAAACTAGCATTGGGTTAAAAACAGatcgggaaaaaaaataaataataataattagacgTTATAGCTTTTTTATTTAGATAAGGTGGCTTGACTTAAAATTATTTCCTACTGTTGTCTATTGGAAAAAATATTCCGCCCCGTAACGAATAGtttgatcagatttttttttttttttagtttttgtttgagTTAGATAcgggttttgaattttttatatcttATAACGGAAAAAAACAACCTTACCTCTTACATGAATCGGCATATAAGTGCAACTTAATTGTATGTAAATTTAACATGAATAGACAatgttttgtgccattttttaTT from Uloborus diversus isolate 005 chromosome 5, Udiv.v.3.1, whole genome shotgun sequence encodes:
- the LOC129221888 gene encoding peptidoglycan recognition protein-like, encoding MGLKCALKVYFLWIFIVNTYGRINEAGKEDPDCKGLSILSRKAWRARPSVRVVPISLPVNHVIIIHTADVQCKNTPQCIRIVQFTQNYHLDYNGWWDIGYNFLIGGEGLVYEGVGWKHVGAHTFNFNFISMGIAFMGDFRNATPNNRMLDAAQLLIECGKKKGYLSPYTEIHGHRDAICTISPGDKLYAIIKQWKNFIGGRLPMYSC